One Microbacterium keratanolyticum DNA window includes the following coding sequences:
- a CDS encoding hydantoinase B/oxoprolinase family protein — protein MSAVQKRSGLDPVLIEVVGSAFSTIVEEMSETLVKAAYSPNIKERRDCTASFFDAAGQAIAQDEGGSPLHLGSLMGIVEALRARYPLEQIQPGDIFIGNDPYTGGGSHLPDIVLAAPIFVDGELSAWAATLAHHADFGDRGHAHIFQEAIRIPPVHLVKEGVRQEELLQLILLNCQIPEERIADLRAQEAALRVAVTRYEELCARYGVETVRAIGDELLDYTERRTRAAIAEFPDGEYTFEDKFDAPELDDELTLKVRIVVSGEEMLFDFAGNPPQVRASVNVVWTGLYAAVYYTIKTLIDPDIAPNAGLYRPVTIEAPEGSIINCSAPAAVNGRSETCQRIVDLIQGALAPAVPERVTGASNGANTGVHFSGHDAVRGRDFVYLETIGGGSGARFNKDGLDGVQVHMTNTSNLPVESLESEYPLMVEAYELIEDSGGTGEHRGGMGIRRKIRVEAPDVHFWLDTSRQKSQPWGVFGGGDGDSAHCELSEDTRPIDHGYTVMQPGQWASIETAGAGGYGDPSKRSEERIARDLRDGRISDETAQSYNNS, from the coding sequence ATGAGTGCAGTGCAGAAGCGATCCGGGCTCGACCCGGTGCTGATCGAGGTCGTCGGTTCGGCGTTCTCCACGATCGTCGAAGAGATGAGCGAGACGCTGGTCAAGGCCGCATACTCGCCCAACATCAAGGAACGCCGCGACTGCACGGCGAGCTTTTTCGACGCCGCCGGCCAGGCAATCGCGCAGGATGAGGGTGGCTCACCGCTGCACCTCGGATCGCTCATGGGCATCGTGGAGGCGCTGCGTGCGCGCTACCCGCTGGAGCAGATTCAGCCGGGTGACATCTTCATCGGTAACGACCCGTACACGGGTGGCGGATCGCACCTGCCGGACATCGTTCTGGCGGCGCCGATCTTCGTCGATGGCGAGTTGAGCGCTTGGGCTGCCACGCTCGCGCACCACGCGGACTTCGGTGACCGTGGCCATGCGCACATCTTCCAGGAAGCAATTCGGATCCCTCCGGTGCACCTGGTCAAGGAGGGCGTGCGCCAGGAGGAGCTGCTGCAGCTCATCCTGCTCAACTGCCAGATTCCCGAGGAGCGAATCGCTGATCTTCGGGCGCAGGAAGCGGCGCTGCGCGTTGCAGTCACGCGCTACGAAGAGCTGTGTGCGCGCTACGGCGTGGAGACGGTGCGCGCGATCGGTGACGAGCTGCTCGACTATACGGAGCGTCGTACGCGTGCGGCGATCGCCGAGTTCCCCGACGGTGAGTACACCTTCGAGGACAAGTTCGATGCTCCGGAGCTCGACGATGAACTCACCCTGAAGGTGCGCATCGTCGTGAGCGGCGAAGAGATGCTGTTCGACTTTGCGGGCAACCCGCCGCAGGTACGAGCCAGCGTCAACGTCGTGTGGACCGGGCTCTACGCCGCGGTCTACTACACGATCAAGACGTTGATCGATCCGGACATCGCTCCGAACGCCGGGCTCTACCGTCCGGTGACGATCGAGGCGCCTGAGGGATCCATCATCAACTGCTCGGCACCCGCGGCAGTCAACGGCCGCAGTGAGACCTGCCAGCGCATCGTCGATCTGATCCAGGGTGCACTCGCCCCGGCCGTGCCGGAGCGTGTAACGGGAGCGTCGAACGGCGCCAACACCGGCGTGCACTTCTCGGGCCATGATGCCGTGCGTGGACGTGACTTTGTCTACCTGGAGACGATCGGCGGCGGCAGCGGTGCCCGTTTCAACAAGGACGGTCTCGACGGTGTGCAGGTGCATATGACGAACACGTCGAACCTGCCGGTCGAGAGCCTGGAGAGCGAGTATCCGCTCATGGTCGAGGCCTACGAGCTCATCGAGGACTCGGGCGGAACCGGTGAGCACCGGGGTGGCATGGGTATCCGCCGGAAGATCCGCGTAGAGGCACCGGACGTGCACTTCTGGCTCGACACGAGCCGTCAGAAGTCACAGCCGTGGGGTGTCTTCGGCGGTGGCGACGGCGACTCGGCGCACTGTGAGCTGAGCGAGGACACGCGCCCGATCGACCACGGCTACACGGTCATGCAGCCGGGCCAGTGGGCGTCGATCGAGACGGCGGGCGCCGGTGGTTACGGCGACCCGAGCAAGCGTTCGGAGGAACGAATCGCCCGCGACCTGCGCGATGGGCGAATCTCTGACGAGACGGCGCAGAGCTACAACAACAGCTGA
- a CDS encoding hydantoinase/oxoprolinase family protein encodes MSLRIGVDTGGTFTDICAFDEQTARVHVRKVSSTPDDPGRAIVQGVTEILDQIGDREIGEVAYFAHGTTVGTNALLTGRGALTGLITTRGFRDLLELGRGRRPAMYDPQVDKPEPHVPRHLRKEVTERLRHTGVVETPLNEDDVRLAVRELREEGVASIAVCLLYSYLDATHEKRIAEIIAEEFPGVYVSLSSDVLPEFREYERLSTVVTNSYVGPVVANYLSRLRGVLADQGLRAIPHVTQSNGGVIPFRTAESMPVRLVLSGPSTGVVGAAQICSAAGFPDIITFDMGGTSSDISLVQEGKPKVTAGMELDGRPVRSPMLDIHTVGAGGGSLAWIDSGNHLRVGPQSAGAFPGPACYGNGDGAAVTDANVVLRMLNPEYLLNGQMKIDREASVAAVRRLAEPLGLSVEETALGILRVVTANMARAIRVVSVQRGYDPRDYALVPFGGAGPLHASRLARELGMRRIVVPEIPGAQSALGLLMTDVKTDFMRTHIAPVAEAGSVAIDAIFAELTENADEWFVEEEVSEEGRAAVRRMDLRYRGQNFELAVEIPEGYSFTASGVTPIVELFHEAHERVYGYRSEDAQIEAVTFRLEASGSAPRFDVREDEVTENTADAARVDLRSSCFDPAVGFVDTPVYDRALLTPGDVIEGPAIVEQMDTTTVLLPGDHCRVDSYRNLIIEIGAQS; translated from the coding sequence ATGAGCCTGCGGATCGGCGTCGACACAGGCGGCACGTTCACAGACATCTGCGCATTCGACGAGCAGACCGCTCGCGTGCACGTGCGTAAGGTCTCTAGCACCCCGGATGACCCGGGGCGCGCGATCGTGCAGGGCGTCACGGAGATCCTGGATCAAATCGGTGACCGTGAGATCGGTGAAGTCGCGTACTTCGCGCACGGGACGACGGTTGGCACGAACGCCCTCCTCACCGGACGCGGCGCGCTCACCGGCCTCATCACGACCCGTGGTTTCCGCGACCTGCTCGAACTCGGACGTGGTCGCCGCCCCGCGATGTACGACCCGCAGGTCGACAAGCCGGAGCCGCACGTTCCCCGCCACCTGCGCAAGGAGGTCACCGAGCGCCTTCGCCACACTGGCGTCGTCGAGACACCCCTCAACGAGGATGACGTCCGCCTGGCTGTGCGCGAACTCCGTGAAGAGGGCGTGGCATCTATCGCCGTCTGTCTTCTCTACAGCTACCTCGACGCGACGCACGAGAAGCGCATCGCCGAGATCATTGCGGAAGAGTTTCCCGGCGTCTACGTCTCGCTCTCGAGCGACGTCCTGCCGGAGTTCCGCGAGTACGAGCGTCTGTCGACCGTGGTCACGAACTCCTACGTCGGTCCCGTCGTTGCGAACTACCTGTCTCGCCTGCGCGGCGTGCTGGCAGACCAGGGCCTGCGTGCGATCCCGCACGTGACCCAGAGCAACGGCGGTGTGATCCCGTTCCGCACGGCAGAGTCGATGCCCGTGCGTCTCGTGCTCTCCGGTCCCAGCACCGGTGTCGTCGGTGCCGCGCAGATCTGCTCGGCCGCCGGATTCCCCGACATCATCACCTTCGACATGGGCGGAACGTCGTCAGACATCTCGCTCGTGCAGGAGGGCAAGCCCAAGGTCACCGCCGGAATGGAGCTGGACGGCCGCCCGGTCCGTTCGCCCATGCTCGACATCCACACGGTCGGTGCCGGTGGCGGATCGCTCGCCTGGATCGACAGCGGCAACCACCTGCGCGTTGGCCCGCAGAGCGCCGGAGCCTTCCCCGGCCCCGCATGCTACGGCAACGGTGACGGCGCTGCCGTAACCGATGCCAACGTTGTGCTGCGGATGCTCAACCCCGAGTACCTGCTCAACGGCCAGATGAAGATCGACCGCGAAGCCTCCGTTGCCGCGGTGCGTCGCCTCGCCGAGCCGCTCGGGCTCAGCGTGGAGGAGACCGCGCTCGGCATTCTCCGCGTCGTGACCGCCAACATGGCGCGCGCGATCCGTGTTGTCTCGGTGCAGCGTGGTTACGACCCGCGTGACTACGCCCTCGTGCCCTTCGGTGGCGCAGGACCCCTGCACGCCTCGCGCCTGGCGCGCGAGCTGGGCATGCGTCGCATCGTGGTCCCCGAGATCCCCGGCGCACAGTCGGCACTGGGGCTGCTCATGACCGACGTCAAGACGGACTTCATGCGCACGCACATCGCCCCCGTGGCCGAGGCCGGCAGCGTAGCCATCGACGCGATCTTCGCGGAGCTCACCGAGAACGCCGATGAGTGGTTCGTCGAGGAAGAAGTTTCGGAAGAGGGACGTGCCGCTGTGCGTCGTATGGACCTGCGCTACCGCGGCCAGAACTTCGAGCTCGCTGTCGAGATTCCCGAGGGTTACAGCTTCACTGCCAGCGGCGTGACGCCCATCGTGGAGCTGTTCCACGAGGCACACGAGCGTGTCTACGGCTACCGTTCGGAGGATGCGCAGATCGAGGCGGTGACCTTCCGTCTGGAGGCGAGTGGATCCGCACCGCGGTTCGACGTTCGCGAGGACGAGGTCACCGAGAACACAGCGGATGCCGCACGCGTTGACCTGCGCAGCTCCTGCTTCGATCCTGCTGTCGGCTTCGTGGACACCCCGGTCTATGACCGTGCGCTGTTGACGCCCGGCGATGTCATCGAAGGCCCGGCGATCGTCGAGCAGATGGACACCACCACGGTGCTGCTGCCCGGGGACCACTGCCGTGTCGATTCCTACCGCAACCTGATTATCGAGATCGGAGCTCAGTCATGA